One window of the Candidatus Microbacterium colombiense genome contains the following:
- a CDS encoding acyl-CoA desaturase: protein MGGCLGLIRLQGSDRRESIISSTQLDTTSSTLGRVRQTYSGNAEFPPMAQAYKQVSQVVKETGLLQRATGFYALVAAGILVALGGCITGFILLGDSWFQLLIAGALGIVFTQIAFLSHEAAHRQILSSGPANFKLARILAGSIGMSYSWWDSKHTKHHGNPNQVGKDPDIEVDTISFLEEDAAKSRGLIRLITRKQGWLFFPLLTLEGLNLHYIGLKHLLTKKNVKGRWIELAIITARFALFLVPLFLFLPIGMAFAFWGVQLAVFGVYMGASFAPNHKGMPIIDPNARLDFFSKQVRTSRNIRGGWWATALMGGLNYQVEHHLFPSMPRPHLAKARGIVRDYCLANDVPYTETSLGRSYAIVIEYLNRVGLSAGADPFDCPAAAQFSRA from the coding sequence TCGACACGACCAGTTCGACTCTCGGACGTGTACGCCAGACCTACTCCGGCAACGCCGAGTTCCCCCCGATGGCGCAGGCCTACAAGCAGGTCTCCCAGGTCGTGAAGGAGACCGGTCTGCTGCAGCGGGCCACCGGCTTCTACGCCCTCGTGGCGGCGGGCATCCTGGTCGCTCTCGGCGGCTGCATCACGGGCTTCATCCTGCTCGGCGACAGCTGGTTCCAGCTGCTCATCGCGGGCGCGCTCGGCATCGTGTTCACGCAGATCGCCTTCCTCTCCCATGAGGCAGCGCACCGCCAGATCCTGAGCTCCGGCCCCGCGAACTTCAAGCTCGCTCGCATCCTCGCCGGCAGCATCGGCATGAGCTACTCCTGGTGGGACTCGAAGCACACCAAACACCACGGAAACCCCAACCAGGTGGGCAAGGACCCTGACATCGAGGTCGACACGATCTCGTTCCTCGAAGAGGATGCCGCGAAATCGCGCGGGCTGATCCGGCTCATCACCCGCAAGCAGGGCTGGCTGTTCTTCCCGCTGCTCACGCTCGAGGGTCTCAACCTGCACTACATCGGTCTGAAGCACCTGCTCACGAAGAAGAACGTGAAGGGCCGCTGGATCGAGCTCGCCATCATCACCGCGCGCTTCGCGCTGTTCCTCGTGCCGCTCTTCCTCTTCCTCCCGATCGGGATGGCGTTCGCCTTCTGGGGTGTGCAGCTGGCCGTGTTCGGCGTCTACATGGGCGCATCGTTCGCCCCGAACCACAAGGGCATGCCGATCATCGATCCCAATGCCCGCCTCGACTTCTTCTCGAAGCAGGTGCGCACATCGCGCAACATCCGCGGAGGATGGTGGGCCACGGCGCTCATGGGCGGCCTCAACTACCAGGTCGAGCACCACCTGTTCCCGAGCATGCCGCGCCCGCACCTGGCGAAGGCTCGTGGGATCGTCCGCGACTACTGCCTGGCGAACGACGTGCCCTACACCGAGACGAGCCTCGGCCGGTCCTACGCGATCGTGATCGAGTACCTCAACCGCGTCGGCCTCTCCGCAGGAGCAGACCCGTTCGACTGCCCGGCTGCTGCGCAGTTCAGCCGCGCCTAG
- a CDS encoding ABC transporter permease, whose amino-acid sequence MSKGIITARSKFGIGRTVGLGIRRIRFELRQYFRAGDQVFFTFLFPTLMYVVFATIFTGDIGEGPDKVSMATYYLPGLVAGAILLSGVQGPALEIAMEKSDGTLKRLGGSPISPVTYFIGKVGEVFVTAILQIALLLAVAVVAYGVELPTDAGAWVRFAWIFALGLIACTLLGIALSAVPRSGKSSAAVVIPIVLLIQFVSGVYIAFSMLPEWLQNAAGVLPVKWIAQGMRSVFLPESFGAAEAGGSWDTGLTALMLLVWLVVGLILSRITFRWIRSDG is encoded by the coding sequence ATGTCCAAAGGGATCATCACCGCCCGGTCGAAGTTCGGCATCGGACGCACGGTGGGCCTCGGTATCCGCCGCATCCGGTTCGAACTGCGCCAGTATTTCCGCGCAGGCGACCAGGTCTTCTTCACCTTCCTGTTCCCGACTCTGATGTATGTCGTGTTCGCGACGATCTTCACGGGCGACATCGGCGAGGGACCGGACAAAGTCAGCATGGCGACGTATTACCTGCCGGGGCTCGTCGCAGGAGCCATTCTGCTCTCCGGCGTGCAAGGCCCTGCTCTGGAGATCGCGATGGAGAAGAGCGACGGAACCCTGAAGCGGCTCGGAGGCTCCCCGATCTCCCCTGTCACCTACTTCATCGGAAAAGTCGGCGAGGTCTTCGTCACGGCGATCCTCCAGATCGCACTGCTTCTCGCTGTGGCCGTCGTCGCCTACGGAGTCGAGCTCCCCACCGATGCCGGCGCATGGGTGCGCTTCGCCTGGATCTTCGCGCTCGGTCTGATCGCCTGCACGCTCCTCGGAATCGCCCTGTCGGCCGTGCCTCGGTCGGGAAAATCCTCGGCGGCGGTGGTCATCCCCATCGTGCTGCTGATCCAGTTCGTGTCCGGCGTGTACATCGCCTTCTCGATGCTTCCGGAGTGGTTGCAGAACGCGGCGGGGGTGCTCCCGGTGAAATGGATCGCTCAGGGCATGCGCTCCGTCTTCCTGCCGGAATCGTTCGGCGCCGCGGAGGCCGGCGGCTCATGGGACACCGGCCTCACCGCCCTGATGCTGCTCGTGTGGCTCGTCGTCGGACTGATCCTCAGCCGGATCACATTCCGATGGATCCGGAGCGACGGGTAG
- a CDS encoding ABC transporter ATP-binding protein encodes MTESVITVRDLRKEYGEFTAVDGISFDIHRGETFTLLGPNGAGKSTTIEILEGYRHRSSGQVDVLGVDPQRGGLEWKSRLGIVLQSTGEPGSFTVRELLREFAGYYPRPRDVDEVIAAVGLEEKERTRASRLSGGQQRRLDVALGIIGRPELLFLDEPTTGFDPEARRQFWDLIRSLKAEGTSILLTTHYLDEAAQLGDRAAVIAGGTIAAIGAIDELGGADSRTPLVRWVDNSGVRREQRTDHPGALVTSLQRDNGEPRDLEVVRPTLEDVYLELIREFDVHNSSEPAPGALHTPPVAPTADTATPVSEEL; translated from the coding sequence ATGACAGAAAGCGTGATCACGGTCCGCGATCTCCGCAAGGAGTACGGCGAGTTCACCGCCGTAGACGGAATCAGCTTCGACATCCATCGTGGAGAGACGTTCACCCTCCTCGGGCCCAACGGCGCGGGCAAGTCGACGACAATCGAGATCCTCGAGGGCTACCGGCATCGCTCATCCGGGCAGGTCGACGTGCTCGGAGTCGATCCGCAACGCGGCGGCCTGGAGTGGAAGTCGCGCCTGGGGATCGTGCTGCAATCCACCGGTGAGCCCGGATCGTTCACAGTGCGCGAGTTGCTGCGGGAGTTCGCCGGGTATTACCCACGGCCTCGAGACGTGGACGAGGTCATCGCAGCGGTCGGACTCGAGGAGAAGGAGCGCACGCGGGCGTCTCGCCTCTCCGGTGGGCAACAGCGGCGCCTCGATGTCGCGCTCGGGATCATCGGACGACCGGAGTTGCTATTCCTCGATGAACCGACGACCGGATTCGACCCAGAGGCACGGCGCCAGTTCTGGGATCTGATCCGATCACTCAAGGCCGAGGGCACCAGCATCCTGCTCACGACCCACTACCTCGACGAGGCCGCCCAGCTGGGTGATCGCGCGGCGGTAATCGCCGGGGGCACAATCGCGGCCATCGGAGCGATCGACGAGCTCGGAGGCGCGGACTCTCGCACACCTCTCGTTCGATGGGTCGATAACAGCGGCGTGCGGCGCGAGCAACGCACCGACCACCCCGGAGCGCTCGTCACATCTCTGCAGCGCGACAACGGCGAGCCCCGGGACCTGGAGGTCGTGCGGCCGACACTGGAGGACGTCTATCTCGAGCTGATCCGCGAGTTCGATGTTCATAACTCCTCCGAACCTGCCCCGGGGGCGCTCCACACACCCCCTGTGGCGCCGACTGCAGACACTGCCACCCCGGTTTCTGAGGAGTTGTGA
- a CDS encoding DivIVA domain-containing protein has translation MSEPSGNADRDGQRSPDFFDQLIETTPQEQSTFTVGFRGYDKGEVDAALATLRSRLQQATADLADADERRTSSLDAVRDEDRASREALESELTATKAQLADAEQQVTTLTSELVDAPQKTDGSEAPSRQQFEAILRVAEEQANVLIQNAAVQADRLMAAAREEVTAQRAEADADADRITSQAQRDADQVRLKMDTEYTAHEARLEREASHAAEKVNQAAQEATAIRTEAEKGAAALRSLVTRETTQLRSDAEREVREMNARVLEFEETLTRRQDDAQQEFLVLHNQAVAHAERITTDANEQVTASLEHAQRISGKAEDYERLMRTQSQSIEADAQVRARETLERARVKSQKIVDSVTNHTSAVLRDAEDRTRQLRWQQQQLTSFMSEVRELIRPDGVFSDESPAAADAPSAEAVDTVDPVNAAPTEEFLGDEVLDDEIIDDDGPLEKITIDVVETEKSSKR, from the coding sequence ATGAGCGAACCCTCCGGAAACGCCGATCGCGACGGCCAGCGCTCGCCCGACTTCTTCGACCAGCTGATCGAGACGACGCCGCAGGAGCAGTCCACCTTCACCGTGGGATTCCGCGGATACGACAAGGGCGAGGTCGACGCGGCGCTCGCGACACTGCGCTCGCGTCTCCAGCAGGCCACCGCTGACCTCGCAGACGCCGATGAGCGTCGCACCTCGTCGCTCGACGCCGTACGCGACGAGGATCGCGCGTCGCGCGAAGCGCTCGAGAGCGAGCTCACCGCCACCAAGGCGCAGCTGGCCGATGCAGAGCAGCAGGTGACGACGCTGACGTCCGAGCTGGTCGACGCCCCGCAGAAGACCGACGGCTCCGAGGCTCCCTCCCGCCAGCAGTTCGAGGCGATCCTCCGGGTCGCCGAGGAACAGGCCAACGTGCTCATCCAGAACGCCGCGGTGCAGGCAGACCGCCTGATGGCCGCCGCGCGCGAGGAGGTCACGGCTCAGCGGGCCGAGGCCGACGCGGATGCCGACCGCATCACCTCCCAGGCCCAGCGCGACGCCGACCAGGTGCGCCTCAAGATGGACACCGAGTACACCGCGCACGAGGCGCGACTCGAGCGCGAGGCGAGCCACGCCGCCGAGAAGGTGAATCAGGCCGCGCAGGAGGCGACCGCGATCCGCACCGAGGCCGAGAAGGGCGCCGCCGCGCTGCGCTCGCTCGTCACGCGCGAGACCACTCAGCTGCGCTCCGACGCGGAGCGCGAGGTGCGCGAGATGAACGCGCGCGTGCTCGAGTTCGAGGAGACCCTCACGCGACGCCAGGACGACGCGCAGCAGGAGTTCCTCGTGCTGCACAACCAGGCGGTCGCGCACGCGGAACGCATCACGACCGATGCGAACGAACAGGTCACCGCCTCTCTGGAGCACGCTCAGCGAATCTCCGGCAAGGCCGAGGACTACGAGCGCCTGATGCGCACGCAGTCGCAGTCGATCGAGGCCGACGCCCAGGTGCGCGCCCGCGAGACGCTCGAGCGTGCGCGGGTGAAGTCGCAGAAGATCGTCGATTCGGTCACCAACCACACGAGCGCCGTGCTGCGCGACGCGGAGGACCGCACCCGTCAGCTGCGCTGGCAGCAGCAGCAGCTGACGAGCTTCATGTCGGAGGTGCGCGAGCTCATCCGGCCCGACGGCGTGTTCTCCGACGAGAGTCCCGCAGCAGCGGATGCGCCGAGCGCGGAGGCCGTGGACACGGTCGATCCGGTGAATGCCGCACCGACCGAGGAGTTCCTCGGCGATGAGGTGCTGGATGACGAGATCATCGACGACGACGGCCCGCTCGAGAAGATCACGATCGACGTGGTCGAGACCGAGAAGAGCAGCAAGCGCTGA
- a CDS encoding VCBS repeat domain-containing M23 family metallopeptidase: MKRTSRSRLVRVAMATVLAVLIGTVAPNLAPGESAAAATDGQMVYPASGNIQSKVGDGCRGNYRAHDGIDISGQGGTPILAAYDGVIKTRASNNGYGFYTDIEHPGGYVTRYGHMAAQGTYAPGTRVVRGQQIGVVGKTGATTALHLHFEVWRNGSVYSGVNQGFTCLSNIVRGGFIPMVFPGLGTTSPLRAFTGDYDGDGKADLLAVASDSDLQFFGGNGAGGFTSASVITSAWGNRKHLTHTDFNADGIADILVARFDGALEFYAGKAGGGFGAFTTPGKGWYQMLHVTSGADFTGDGRHDVVGVTAAGVLTIYRGDGAGGFVSPAVTIGGGWQNFVHLVGGDFDKDGRGDLLAVDGDGTLYFYPGAGNGFGTRQAVGSGWAAFTAVTGGADYTGDGNPDLIARTAAGDLYLYPGTGYGSFGTRKPIGSGWGTYLQIE, from the coding sequence ATGAAGCGAACATCACGATCGCGGCTCGTCCGCGTCGCGATGGCGACCGTGTTGGCTGTGCTGATCGGTACTGTCGCTCCGAACCTCGCCCCGGGAGAGTCCGCAGCGGCAGCCACGGACGGACAGATGGTCTATCCAGCGTCCGGAAACATCCAGTCCAAGGTGGGTGACGGATGCCGGGGGAACTATCGCGCCCACGACGGCATCGACATCTCCGGCCAGGGCGGAACGCCCATCCTCGCTGCGTACGACGGCGTCATCAAGACCCGCGCGTCGAACAACGGATATGGCTTCTACACCGACATCGAGCACCCCGGTGGCTACGTCACGCGATACGGGCACATGGCCGCGCAGGGAACGTACGCGCCCGGCACGCGGGTGGTCCGCGGCCAGCAGATCGGCGTCGTCGGCAAGACGGGGGCGACGACGGCATTGCATCTGCACTTCGAGGTGTGGCGGAACGGCTCGGTGTACTCCGGTGTCAACCAGGGGTTCACGTGTCTGTCGAACATCGTGCGCGGCGGGTTCATCCCGATGGTCTTCCCCGGTCTGGGCACGACGAGCCCCCTCCGTGCCTTCACGGGAGACTACGACGGCGATGGCAAGGCCGACTTGCTCGCCGTGGCGTCCGACAGTGACCTGCAGTTCTTCGGCGGCAACGGGGCCGGCGGCTTCACCTCGGCATCCGTGATCACCTCGGCCTGGGGGAATCGCAAGCACCTCACGCATACGGACTTCAACGCCGACGGCATCGCAGACATCCTGGTCGCCCGATTCGACGGGGCGCTGGAGTTCTACGCGGGGAAGGCCGGCGGAGGATTCGGGGCATTCACCACGCCCGGCAAGGGGTGGTATCAGATGCTCCACGTCACCTCCGGGGCGGACTTCACCGGCGACGGCCGCCACGATGTGGTCGGCGTGACAGCTGCCGGCGTCCTCACGATCTATCGGGGCGACGGAGCCGGCGGCTTCGTCTCCCCGGCCGTGACGATCGGAGGAGGGTGGCAGAACTTCGTCCACCTCGTCGGGGGCGACTTCGACAAGGACGGTCGCGGCGATCTGTTGGCGGTCGATGGCGACGGCACGCTCTACTTCTATCCGGGCGCGGGAAACGGATTCGGCACGAGGCAGGCGGTCGGCTCCGGCTGGGCGGCATTCACCGCGGTCACCGGTGGAGCGGACTACACCGGCGACGGTAATCCCGACCTCATCGCACGGACCGCAGCGGGAGACCTCTATCTCTACCCGGGGACCGGTTACGGCTCATTCGGCACGAGGAAACCGATCGGCTCGGGATGGGGCACCTACCTCCAGATCGAGTGA
- a CDS encoding GntR family transcriptional regulator, translated as MRIALSPSGGQPTEQIRDQIRGLIATGGLAEGQRLPSVRQLAQDLGVAPRTVAKAYKALEESGALQTRVGSGTRVAEGASATPLTVLDAARDLAVAARREGMDVDEVQRVLRAIW; from the coding sequence ATGAGGATCGCGCTGAGTCCGTCAGGCGGTCAGCCGACGGAGCAGATCCGCGATCAGATCCGAGGACTCATCGCGACCGGAGGGCTCGCCGAGGGGCAACGGCTGCCGTCTGTGCGTCAGCTCGCACAGGATCTCGGTGTCGCACCTCGCACCGTGGCGAAGGCGTACAAGGCGTTGGAGGAGTCGGGTGCGCTGCAGACCCGGGTCGGCAGCGGCACACGGGTCGCGGAAGGGGCATCGGCGACACCGCTCACCGTCTTGGACGCGGCGAGAGACCTCGCCGTCGCTGCGCGTCGGGAAGGCATGGATGTCGATGAGGTGCAGCGGGTGCTTCGCGCGATCTGGTGA